The window GAATAAACATGAACTCAATTTACCCCAGCCCGTGCCACAGAACTTGCCGTAGTAATAACAGTGTGTGCAGAGATGCTTCCTTAAAACGAATCCGAGCATTAAGAACGCAAATAACAGATAAATAATGGAAATTATCGGTAACCCCACAAATCTCAATGCAGACATTCCGTAAGCTGCAAATCCAAACCAGAGCAATAGCAAAACATTTGTTAAAACAACTGTTGGCTTTGGATAATTCTCCAGCCCATTTTCGTATAGTTTTTGTTTTTTCATAGTTCACACTTCCTTTCTATTTTCCATATTATAGGTACATATTAAATAACCATACCTCCGCCAAACTTTCCCATAGATGCCTATTTCAAGTGAGAACCCCGGGAAAGAGTATTACCTTTTGACAAACGATTCTGATTTTTGAGAGGGTGAAATGGCTCAAGGTCTGTAGGACGTTTCCATGGGGAGAGAGTATGATAAGACCTGAAGCTATGATGCATCAGCAGAGGAAAATGGGCTTTAAAGATGGTTTGCTTCTGGTTTTTGGAGGGGTCAATTCTGGAATACACGGAGAAGGAAAGTTTTGAATACCTGAAGGATGTTTATCTTTCATGGGTATGAAGGAATTTGAGATCGGACCTATAAGACCACCAGGTGAGGGGGGTAGTTTCTCTCTTCTCATAAGAGCGACGAGGAACTGCCCGTGGAGCAGGTGCACGTTCTGCTATGGCACCCTGTACATATCCAGGATGCAGACTCGCTCATCATGAAGACCCGGGATCTGCGTAACGGTTCTTCTCCCCTTCTCCTCCACTACTTTAAACGCTAACCTTTCATTACCTACCCAGAGCGCAAATTCACAGTTAGGAGAGGCTGCAACATAGCTTTCAAGCTGTTCAATGCCTTCCTTTTTATCTGATGGCTTAACGTCTTCGCTCTTCACCTCGACGTTCATGTAAATGTTTTCCTGTGTGTGCTCCTCGTCTTCAGAAAAGATCGCAATATCTGCTCGCTTTTTCGCCGTTCCCATCTTGATAGGAAACTCCACGTCGATATCCCGTTTCTCATAGCCATACTCTTCGATCAAGCTTCTCGCTACATCCTGTCTCACCCTTTCCTCGGGTGTATCCTTTCTGAGCTTTCCTGTGATGAAACACTTTACTTTTCCTGGGGGGATTGGTTTATCGGGCATTTATTTAGCCTCCAGTTGAGGATATGAATGGTGTTGATATGGAAAATGCACGCGAGAGAATATTACTGTGATTCATCGTCTCCCTCCCTTGAACTTCCATCGATGGTTAAGTAACAATATGCACCCTTCTCCACTTGTACTATGTCAGGACTTTCACTTGTCTTAAAATTTAATTTTTTCAACGTTTCTTTTAATTGCCTTTCAGAATCACTGTGCGCTCTTTGTCTTTGATCTTTAGCTTCCACCAGTAGAACGCCTAGACTCCCATTTTTAAACCCTAAACCAAACCCATCAATATCGGTCAAATGATTTCGTTTGTCATCGTACACCAATATCGATGATAAAGATAGTAACAATTCTGAACGATGACTTAGATTGCCAAGGGAGTCTTGTAGTGTTTTAAGCTCGTGGGATCTCGAATTGAAAGAATTTAAATCTTTACATATCTTTTTAATTATCTTTGCAGCATTTTTTGAGCCTTTAACTGCCAACATAAATATCGCAAACAGATTTTCATCTTTAAGCTCAAAAGATAGTTCTTCCTCGGTGATATATCCAAGGATGGAAAGCAATAATTCTTGATATGGTTTTTGAAACACGTAATCAATAAAAACCTCGGTTTCGGGCACATCATGAACTTCATTTTTTATTTTATCATTTAAATTAATCAAATCTTTCAAAAAATATCCGAGTATTTCTACATTTTTCTGTATTTGAGATTGCGGATAAAAGGATAATGTAATTGCTATATGTTTCGAGGTGGGCGCTGCTTGTAATGCCAACTGACAAGAGGTTGTGCCATATTTTTTATTCCATTTTTCTTCGATTTCATACGATAAATTTTTCTTGAATGCATTAGTGAGGAGGGGAAACGGAAGTATTTCAAACAAAACATGGATATTAAAAGCCTTCTTCCAATCCTTAGATTGAGGTTGAAAGTCATTATAATCTTTCATTAAGTATCTCTGAAGTCCTGTTATTTTGGTAAGCTCCTTATCTTTTTTCTCCTTACCAATCAATTGTTCGATTCGTTTTGTATGAAACCCTAACTCCCTCATGGACTTATCGGAATGGTACATATTAATCGAAAGAAGATCCTCTAAAGAATCAAGTGTTCTGATGATTGGGGTATCATATTCCTTAAATAGGGGTACAATGTGGTCTGGAAAATTTAGGAATATCGTCGAGAGGTTAAAATCAATTGGAACAGGACCATACTGGGAATCTAAAAAAAGATAAGAAACCTGCCTTATTCTATGAAAAAGATTTTTAAGATTTCTTTGTTTTTCTTCGTGTTCTTCTGAATCTATAATATAAAAATTTAGCACTTCTTGTAGAAAATCAACAAAATTAGGGATTTTTGAACTATACCTGCGGTATCGCCCAAGATGAAAGTAAATGAGAATTTTGTGAAAATTGTATATATCTTCGTTTTCGAGGATTTCTTTGAAATATTCTCTTTGTTTTCTCGCTGGCAATCCTTTTGTGATAATCGCTCTCAAATCACTGTGCTTTTGACAATATCTCAAGAGTGCTCTTTCAGTTGCAAATGTACCTGGTAAATGTCCCGCGTTAAATAAAAGTATCCATATCTGCAAAATTTCTGCACCAGAAATTTCTTTGCCTAAAATATTAATATTTGAATTTAAACCAAAAAGCCCCTTTACGCTCTTTTCACTCCTTAATTTATAGATCAGCTCCAATTGGAGCATCACGTATTCCCAACGCGAGTGGTGTGCGCCTTCATATACACTCCTAATTACCCCTAATTGATCGATTTCCCTCATGCGATCAATATGGTCATAATTATCAAGAAGATTATAAGTTTCTGTAGCGAGAGGATAAAGTCGAGCAGAGATCTTCCCCAACTGTGGTACGTGGTATTCGAGGATTTTATTAGTTTCTTCACTCATTTTTTTTACACAGCAAACATTTTTCCAATATCCAAGAGATTTATATCTTAATAATACTATCATTCGTCTCTGACTTTTTGCACTTTCTTTGCTATATCGTTCCTCTTACCGCGATTGTAGTTCTTGATCCTATTCCACCTATAATGATCGCTTCTCTTTAACCAGCGAAGCCATTCCATAAGTGGTTTATCTCCTTTACTTCTGTTACATGCTCGACACGCAGGAATAGTTCTAACACCTCCTTTTGATGCCGCTCTGATGTGCTCATTCTCAAGGGTTCTGCTACTTCCACAATACATACATTTTTCCATTAATGCACCTCATTTAACTTCTCAATGCTGTTCTCCTCACTCACCCAACCTCCCCCACCTTATACCTCCTCCGATCCTTCAACTCCTGCTTCTTCCCTGCGTTCCACCCACTTACAGCCTGGAGATACCCTGTAACCCTCGATAGGTGCTCGACATTCGTTGATCCACAGTTCGGGCATTTATCGCGCAAACCCCCTGCCATGTTGTAGCCATCAAGACAGAGCGTCATATCACGGGTGAATGCAAAGTATCCGGTCTGTGTGTTCTTTGCAATCCTAAGCGCAAGATCTTTCAGGCCATGGGGGTCGATCGCACTCTCGCCCATGAAAATGTGAAGAATATTTCCCCCATCAACGATTGGGAAAAAGATATGCTCGATCTTTATCCGTTCAATCAGCGATACATCAGCAGCAGGTGGCAGATGTGTTCCATTTGTGTAGTAGATCGGTAGATCCCGCGTCTCATCGATATGCTTCAAGGCTTCTTCTAAGTTTCCCTTTACAACCGCCTCAGCGCACGGTCTGTATTTATCATCGAGTATATCTGCAACCGCAAACCGCTGGCAGGTCGTCTCTGCAGGGGTCCGTGCAAGCGAGATCGTCATGTTATGCTTCTCTGATAGCTCTCTTGCATAGAGTTCCATCTCGGTCATCATCCTGACAGCAACTTTAAGCGCATCCCTTGATTCATGCATCTGATTCCCTGTGTGGTGCTCAACCATCTCATTTATCCCAACAACACCGATGATATAGACAAGATCATCTAAATAGACCGCAACATCTCCCTTTTCACCTGTTATCGGATCGCGGGGGCGTTGTGTTGCAAAGGGCATTCGATTGTTCTCGATAATTATATCCATCCATCTCCGCTTGATCTTCAATACCTCAACAGCATGATCCATCAGCTTTTTGAGTTCTGTGATAAGCCGCTCATCGTCGTGATCTGCCCGGTATGCAGCCCTTGGACAGTTCAGGGACACAACCTGCCAGCCGCCCATCGAGAAGTGTTTTCCACCCCTGAAGTACATCTTGTTATCGAACTCCGCATCGTCCTCTGGGTTGGATGCAAACTGGTATGCACAGCACTGGTAACAGGATACACCCTCTCCGCTTCCCCTGTACTCGGGGAGCTGATTATCGAAGTATGGCGATCCGTACTTTGCTGCAAGCTCAAAGGCAAGATCATAAAGCTCCTCGTAGGTTGGAAGCTCGGGGTGAGTTCTGTTGTATTCTTTTATCTCATCGCTCTCCTCTAAAAAATCACGCTCAATCGATATCTCTGGCTTCGGGAAGTTGAACGGCTTTCCAAAATAGTCACCATCGAGCATCACCTCCATCAGCGCCTTGAAGCCAAGCCTCACCTCACGCTCAAACTCGCCATATCTCCGATCTGTCACCATCCCTCTGTAAACTGCTGGCTTATCTCTCCAGATTCTTGGCACGCCGGGGCTGAGCTGTACCGACGAGAATACGATCTGTCCGCCCCGTGCGACCATCATCTGCGTCATCTCATAGATGAACATCTGCATGAGCTGTTTGATCTCTTTGTACTCAAGCCCCTCAAGATACGGTGCAAGAAATGTTAAAAAATTGTAGAAGCCCTGACCACCCGCAAAGTTTGTCTGTGCACTCCCGAGCGCCTTTACAGCATGAAGTACAGCAACCTCTGCTTTTTGAGCAGGGCCTGCAACCGAAGCCCGTGTGCCGTTGCCATCGGGCATCAGCCCATAGTAGAAGAAGTATCTCAGATCCCAGTCCTGACAGAACGCCCGTGTGCCAAAGTACTCAAGGTCATGGATATGAATATCGCCTTTCAGATGAAGATCTGCGATATGGGGTGGAAGAAGGAGGAGATATTGTTCCTTCGAGATCTTGTCTGCTTTCTTCTTGTGTGAAGTCTCGGCGTTGCCCTGCAGGTTGGCATTCTCCTTTGCCTCAAAGCCAGTCCCGACATCGATTAAGTGTGCATCAAAGACCGGGGTTCCGACACGGGTTGAGATGTTTCGCCATTCCGGGTGATCCTCTTCAAGGAGCGTGACATTTGTGATCTCCCGTATCAGTGCACCTGCCAGCGTCTTCAGGTTCATCCGTCTGATCCGAGTCTCAACCTTCTTTGCGATATCTTTTGCAAGTTCTTCCGTGATAGGGGGGATGTTATAAAATTCACGGCTGAGCTTGGTTTCTTTCAGAAGCTGTCTCACAATTGCACGCCTGTCCCATGAGAGGATGTGCCCATCTGAAGTCCTGACCTTGGGCATCTGGGGCATCCTTGTGCCATCAAGTGTCGTCTGGATAAGCCTCACAGGATCCCTCCGTTCAAATGCTTCTTTACGAGATCTATATCAACCCCATCCTCCTTGACGAGTTCTGATGAGGTCAGGAATATGTCATCCCCGATCTGAAGCACGGGTGCAGAGAGTGCGAAAATCCCGTTCATCCGCAGTTCTGTCATCGCATCTGCTGTCATCATCTCAACCTCTTCGTACTCAATTCCTTCTGCTGCAAGCGCCTGTTTCAGACGCTCACAACCAGGGCATGTAGTCATAGAATATACCCTCACACGTGTCACAACACAACCTCCTTCTCGTTGTATTCTGCGTCGTATGCATCGCATATACGCAATTATAGCTGTAAAAAAGCACTATAAAACAATTTTTCAGATCACATCTGATAACGAACCTTTTCTTTTATTATCGTGTTTGTATTCAAATTTAGTAAAATACAGTATCCTGATATATCCCACACCGTAGTTTCATATATGCTCAAAACAAAGTTTCGATATGCGAATAACAGGTATTGAAAAGGTTAAATCTAAGGATGGCAGAAAAAGTGTTCGTATCAAGTTCTTTGGATGTAATCTCAGGTGTCCGTACTGCTTCCACATAACCGAGAAGCAGAAGCAGGAAAAGCTGAGCGTGGAGGAGATTCTTTCCTCAATCAGAGCGTTCTTTGGCGAAGAAGTGGGACGGATAACGCTTGGCGGGGCAGAACCAACGATCCAGAAAGATCTGATCGAGCTTGTAAGATCACTTAAAGAAGAAGGGCACACAATCACGCTTAAAACCGATGGATTCAGGCCAGATGTGCTTGAAGAGCTTCTCGATTATGTGGATCGATTTGTGATCGAGATAAAGGCGCCGCTTGATGATATCGATGCAAATGCAGCGTTAACTGGCTTATCCCGTGAGCGAGCATCGGTTTATGTTGAGAAGCTAAGGGAGACACTTGATCTTCTGAGAAAGGAACAGAAGAAGTTCAGGGCTTGGATCAGGGTTATACCTGAGTATGTGAACATTGATACGATTCGCGCGATAGGAGAGGATATCAGGGGTGCAGATGATGCGATGCTGTACCAGTTTTTGAGTGATCCCACCTATGATATACCGTTTGAAGGATACACAACACCTGTACCACCAAGAGAGGAGATAGATCGGCTTGCAGAGATCCTGCTTGAGTACGTTCCCCGAATTGAGATAAAAAGTGCTCAAGAATAGTAGAATTGAAAAATGAGTACAGAGAAAACAGAGAAGATCCCATGATAATTGCGATAACAGGCACCCCAGGGACGGGAAAGAGCACAGTAGCATCTATCATGAGTGATTTTTATCCAGTTCTCCATCTCAATGAGATTGTAAAGAGTGAGGGCTTCTATTCCGGGATTGATGAGCAGAGAGGGTCGCTTGAGGTCGAGATGGAAGCGCTTGAAGTTTATTTGCAGAATCTCATTGCCAGTTCTCATGATCTGATCATTGAAGGACATATTGCACACCTTCTCCAGATTGATTATGATATGGTGATCGTTCTCAGGTGCATGCCTTCCATACTCTACGATCGGCTCAGGGCAAAAGGGTTTAATGAAGATAAGATAAGAGAAAATATCGAAGCAGAGGCGCTCGATCTCATCCTTGTTGAGGCGCTTGAAGGAGGATTTAAAGCAGTGTATGAGGTCAATACTACAGAACAGGACGCAAACAGCGTTGCAGCGTGTATAAAGGAGATCATCGAGGGAAACGTGGAGGCGTATCGTGTGGGAGGTGTAGACTGGAGTTATGAACTTCAGCAAATTGCTGATGGCAGTTTCTGGCGTGATAGGTGTCTCTGATGCTTGATGCATATCGTGGAATCTGTGAGCACATCATTGAACCACTCGTAGATCTTTCAGTGAGAATTGGGCTCACTCCGAATATGATCTCTGTCATCTCCTTTTCCTTTGCTGTCGCATCAGGAGTCTTCTTCTATCTTTCAAGCAACAAAGATTCGCTCCTGATCGCCGCGGTTCTGATGCTAACAAGTGCGGTCCTTGATGTGGTTGATGGATCGGTTGCAAGAAGGATAGAACAGGCAAACGCAAAAGGAGATCTGCTCGACCACGTCTTTGATCGGTATGCAGATATTTTCATACTCTGCGGGATACTCTTTGGCGGTTATGCGCCCGCATGGATCGGGGTTCTTGCGATAACAGGAGTGCTTCTTACAAGTTACATGGGCACGCAGGCACAGGCGGTTGGGATCGGCAGGTATTACGGCGGAATACTCGGGAGGGCGGATCGACTCATGCTCCTTCTTGGGTCAACCATCGCAAACTGGGTTTATCCTGCCAGGATTTTTGATTTACCGATTCTTGGATGGATTCTCGTACTCTTTGCCATAACAGGACACTTCACAGCGATCCAGCGATTTGTATTCATCTGGAGGAGACTTTGATGAAGCGAAAGGTCATTGCATGGGTTGGTTATCCAGCCTCCGGAAAGTCTGAAGCATCACGGGTTGCAGCATCGATGGGTATCCCGGTTGTTGTGATGGGGGATATCGTCCGCAAGGAGGCTCGGAGGCGCGGATTCAAGGAGGAGGATGTCTCCATCGGGGCCGTTGCCGAGGATCTCAGAAAGAACGAGGGTATGGACGCGATCGCAAAGCGCTCGATCCCATGTATTATGAAAAAAGAGGGTGTGGTAGTTGTTGACGGTGTGAGGGGGATAGCAGAGGTTGATAGATTCAGAGCTGAATTTGGAAATGATTTTTTTCTTGTAGCGATTCTATCGCCGTTTAAACTGCGGTTTGAAAGGATGCAAAAGCGTGGAAGGGGGGATGATGGCCTCACAGAAGCAGCATTTAAAGCACGGGACCTGCGAGAAGAGGGGTGGGGACTTCGTGATGCAATCGAGGCTTCTGATATTGTGATACAGAATGAGGGGGATCTTGATGCGTTTTCAAAGGAAGTTTATCAGGTACTTATGGAGATGATCACAGATGAGTGAAATCGGTTTTTCATCACTGCTTGTAACAAGTGACCCGTTTGAATGGGTGTGGAAACTTGAGGATGTGGGTTTTGAGGTTTGGGAGGTGGTTGATGAGGGCAAACACAGAGTTGAAGGGATTAGAGACGGGATCAAAGAGGTCTATGAGACAACAAATCTCAAAATCACCTCGCATGCTCCATTCTCAGACCTCAACATCGCATCTGTGAACTATCCAATCTGGTCTGAGTCGATAAGGCAGATAAAGCACTGTATTGATCTGATGAGCGAGTTCATCGAGTTTATAACTGTACATCCTGGTGCCCTCTCTCCGCTTGGAATGCAGATCCCCGATAAAGTGAGGGAACAGGTGATTGCAGGTTTTACAGAGATCTCTGATCACGCTGCGGAGTATGGAATCAGGGTTGGGCTTGAGAACATGATCGATATCGAGATGCTTCTTGCAAGAACACCTGAGGAGGTTCTGGGGATCATCGAGAATGTTGGGCGGGATAATCTCGGCATAACATGGGATGTGGGACATTCAAATACAACAGGAACGATCGATGGATTCATAGAAATTCTCGATAAGATCTCCCACGTCCATATCCATGACAATCATGGGAGAAAAGATGAACATCTGCCTGTAGGCGCCGGTACGATCGACTGGGAATATGTGATGCGCAAGCTTGAGGGATTTGATGGAAAGATAATCATCGAGGCGCGGAGTTTGCAGGACGGGCAGGAGGGATTGAACTATCTCCAGAATATTACAGGGATCTAACGTGGTACCTCGATCGGATCATCATGCCCTGGTATGATCACATCAGCGATCTCTTCAATCTTCAGAAAACTCTCCATCGCAAGATCAGGATCCACATGTATTCTCGGGATAACACGCTCGTAGTAGTTGTTACGGGTAGGAATCGCATCCCCTGCAATTACAATGGTTCGCTCTCCACGATAGACGACAGATATGTGCCCCCATGTATGTCCCGGGGTCTCAATTATGGAGATTTTATCTGTTACCTGGCGCGTATAGGGTTCAACTCCTTCTGTAAACTCGCCCCGTTTGATCTCTGCTGGATGGGCATACTTTGGTATCTCAAAGCGATCGTTGCATCCTGTATGATCGGGATGGAGATGTGTATTTATGATACAATCGATGGCATCAACCCCAAACCCGACTGCTTCTATCCCTGCTTTTAT of the Candidatus Syntrophoarchaeum caldarius genome contains:
- a CDS encoding anaerobic ribonucleoside-triphosphate reductase; protein product: MRLIQTTLDGTRMPQMPKVRTSDGHILSWDRRAIVRQLLKETKLSREFYNIPPITEELAKDIAKKVETRIRRMNLKTLAGALIREITNVTLLEEDHPEWRNISTRVGTPVFDAHLIDVGTGFEAKENANLQGNAETSHKKKADKISKEQYLLLLPPHIADLHLKGDIHIHDLEYFGTRAFCQDWDLRYFFYYGLMPDGNGTRASVAGPAQKAEVAVLHAVKALGSAQTNFAGGQGFYNFLTFLAPYLEGLEYKEIKQLMQMFIYEMTQMMVARGGQIVFSSVQLSPGVPRIWRDKPAVYRGMVTDRRYGEFEREVRLGFKALMEVMLDGDYFGKPFNFPKPEISIERDFLEESDEIKEYNRTHPELPTYEELYDLAFELAAKYGSPYFDNQLPEYRGSGEGVSCYQCCAYQFASNPEDDAEFDNKMYFRGGKHFSMGGWQVVSLNCPRAAYRADHDDERLITELKKLMDHAVEVLKIKRRWMDIIIENNRMPFATQRPRDPITGEKGDVAVYLDDLVYIIGVVGINEMVEHHTGNQMHESRDALKVAVRMMTEMELYARELSEKHNMTISLARTPAETTCQRFAVADILDDKYRPCAEAVVKGNLEEALKHIDETRDLPIYYTNGTHLPPAADVSLIERIKIEHIFFPIVDGGNILHIFMGESAIDPHGLKDLALRIAKNTQTGYFAFTRDMTLCLDGYNMAGGLRDKCPNCGSTNVEHLSRVTGYLQAVSGWNAGKKQELKDRRRYKVGEVG
- a CDS encoding glutaredoxin-like protein, coding for MTTCPGCERLKQALAAEGIEYEEVEMMTADAMTELRMNGIFALSAPVLQIGDDIFLTSSELVKEDGVDIDLVKKHLNGGIL
- a CDS encoding Radical SAM domain protein encodes the protein MRITGIEKVKSKDGRKSVRIKFFGCNLRCPYCFHITEKQKQEKLSVEEILSSIRAFFGEEVGRITLGGAEPTIQKDLIELVRSLKEEGHTITLKTDGFRPDVLEELLDYVDRFVIEIKAPLDDIDANAALTGLSRERASVYVEKLRETLDLLRKEQKKFRAWIRVIPEYVNIDTIRAIGEDIRGADDAMLYQFLSDPTYDIPFEGYTTPVPPREEIDRLAEILLEYVPRIEIKSAQE
- a CDS encoding Beta-lactamase-like domain protein: MNKVCENLYIVKPGKVVYDEISVIYASSTVVLIDDDLRVLVDTALGEDWDQIKAGIEAVGFGVDAIDCIINTHLHPDHTGCNDRFEIPKYAHPAEIKRGEFTEGVEPYTRQVTDKISIIETPGHTWGHISVVYRGERTIVIAGDAIPTRNNYYERVIPRIHVDPDLAMESFLKIEEIADVIIPGHDDPIEVPR
- a CDS encoding CDP-diacylglycerol-glycerol-3-phosphate 3-phosphatidyltransferase; protein product: MSLMLDAYRGICEHIIEPLVDLSVRIGLTPNMISVISFSFAVASGVFFYLSSNKDSLLIAAVLMLTSAVLDVVDGSVARRIEQANAKGDLLDHVFDRYADIFILCGILFGGYAPAWIGVLAITGVLLTSYMGTQAQAVGIGRYYGGILGRADRLMLLLGSTIANWVYPARIFDLPILGWILVLFAITGHFTAIQRFVFIWRRL
- a CDS encoding xylose isomerase, which gives rise to MSEIGFSSLLVTSDPFEWVWKLEDVGFEVWEVVDEGKHRVEGIRDGIKEVYETTNLKITSHAPFSDLNIASVNYPIWSESIRQIKHCIDLMSEFIEFITVHPGALSPLGMQIPDKVREQVIAGFTEISDHAAEYGIRVGLENMIDIEMLLARTPEEVLGIIENVGRDNLGITWDVGHSNTTGTIDGFIEILDKISHVHIHDNHGRKDEHLPVGAGTIDWEYVMRKLEGFDGKIIIEARSLQDGQEGLNYLQNITGI
- a CDS encoding dephospho-CoA kinase, with the protein product MKRKVIAWVGYPASGKSEASRVAASMGIPVVVMGDIVRKEARRRGFKEEDVSIGAVAEDLRKNEGMDAIAKRSIPCIMKKEGVVVVDGVRGIAEVDRFRAEFGNDFFLVAILSPFKLRFERMQKRGRGDDGLTEAAFKARDLREEGWGLRDAIEASDIVIQNEGDLDAFSKEVYQVLMEMITDE
- a CDS encoding restriction endonuclease subunit M; amino-acid sequence: MPDKPIPPGKVKCFITGKLRKDTPEERVRQDVARSLIEEYGYEKRDIDVEFPIKMGTAKKRADIAIFSEDEEHTQENIYMNVEVKSEDVKPSDKKEGIEQLESYVAASPNCEFALWVGNERLAFKVVEEKGRRTVTQIPGLHDERVCILDMYRVP
- a CDS encoding adenylate kinase, giving the protein MKNEYRENREDPMIIAITGTPGTGKSTVASIMSDFYPVLHLNEIVKSEGFYSGIDEQRGSLEVEMEALEVYLQNLIASSHDLIIEGHIAHLLQIDYDMVIVLRCMPSILYDRLRAKGFNEDKIRENIEAEALDLILVEALEGGFKAVYEVNTTEQDANSVAACIKEIIEGNVEAYRVGGVDWSYELQQIADGSFWRDRCL